The following DNA comes from Marichromatium purpuratum 984.
CAACCGCCGGTGAGCAGCGCCAGCGCGACGGCGGCGAGGACGAGCGAGACGAAACCTGGGGTCGATGAGCGAGGCTGCATATGGGCTCCGGGGTTCCTGTGCTGCACCGTCGAGCGATGATAAGCCATCGGGTGCGTTCGACCAATCCGCGACCGGGGGGTATGATGCCGGCCCTCACCGACACCGGGATGTGTCGCCGTTGTCCGCGCCGCTCGCCGCGCCTGCTCGTCGGTTCGCCGAGCGCGTACGCCCTGGTTCGGCGGGACTCGACCCGCGGCTGCCAACGTCCGCGGTCATGAACCGAACATGCTTGATGTCGTGCCGATGTCCTCCAGGGAAGGGGCTGCGGCGTCTTTTCCTATTGCTCTCCGCGGTGAACCCCTGATGCCCGAGATCGCCGAACCCAATCACGAAATCGTCCGAGACGGGATCCACTACACCCTGCTCGGTACCGCGCACGTCTCGCGGGTGAGCGCCGAGCAGGTGCGTCGACTGATTCGCAGCGGCGACTACGATGCCGTCGCCGTGGAACTCTGTCGCAGCCGCTACAAGGCGGTGATCGACCCCAAGTCGCTGTCACGGATGGATCTGTTCTCGGTGATCCGCCAGAACCGGGTCTACATGGTGGTCGCCAATCTCGCGCTCTCGGCCTATCAGCAGCGTCTCGCCGATCAGTTCGGCATCGAGCCCGGCGCCGAGCAGCGCATGGCGCTGCGGCTGGCGCGCGAGCGTGAACTGCCGGTGCTGTTGATCGACCGCGAGATCGGCACGACTCTGAAACGGATCTCGGCCAACCTCGGTTGGTGGCGGCGCTATACCCTGTTCACCGGGCTGCTCGCGGCGATGGTGACCTCCGAGCAGGTCACCGAAGAGGAGGTCGAACGGCTCAAGGAAGGCGATGTGCTCGAGACCACCTTCGCCGAGTTCGCCGCCGATCGTCGCGATCTCTACCAGCCGCTGATCGAGGAGCGCGACCGCTACATGGCCGCCAAGCTGCGTCGCGAGGCCGAGCGCACCGGTGCCAAGCGGGTGCTGGCGGTGATCGGTGTCGGCCATCTGCGCGGTATCGGGCGGTGTCTGGCCGAGGAGGACGAGTCGCCCGAACCGGTGATCGCCGAACTCGAGCGGTTGCCGCCGCCCAACCCCTGGCCGCGCCGCCTGCCCTGGGTGTTGGTGGTGCTGATCCTCGCCGGCTTCGGCTATGGCTTCGCGATGAGCCCGGAACTCGGCTGGGAGCTGGTGGTGAGCTGGGTGGTGATCAACGGCGGACTCTCGGCGCTCGGCGCCCTGATCGCCGTCGCGCACCCGCTGACCGTGCTCTCGGCCTTCGTCGCCGCGCCGCTGACCTCGCTCAACCCGACCATCGGCGCCGGCATGGTCACCGGCGCGGTGGAGTTGTCGGTGCGCAAGCCGAGCGTCGGCGACTTCAGCCGGCTGCGCGACGATGTCGCCTCGCTGCGCGGCTGGTGGCGCAATCGGGTGGCGCGGGTGTTCCTGGTGTTCCTGCTCAGCTCGCTCGGTTCGGCCCTCGGCACCTATATCGCCGGACTGCGTATCGTCGGCCAGCTGGTCGAGGCGCACTGAGCGCGTCGGCGCCCGGCTCAGGCGTCGGCGTCGAGCTGGGCGCGGATCAGCGCCACCGCCTCGTCGAGGTGCTGGAAGGCGTGATCGCCGCCGTCCCAGGCCAGCACCCGGGCGCTGGCGCCGCACTCGCCATAGAGACGTTCGGCGATGCGGTGGTCGATGACCTCGTCGCCGCGGTCGAGGAAGACGGTGGTCGGGACCCCGTCGCAGGGATGATCCACGGCATAGCGTCGGGTCTGTTCGGTCTGCTCGCGGCTGACCTGATAGCGCTCGCCGTCGGCGGTGGTCAGGGTCTGCCCGGCGTACTCGTCGAAGAAGGCCCAGGGGGTGAGCGCGGGGTTGATCAGATAGAGGTGCGAGAAGCGGAAGCGGCGTGCCAGATATTGACCGTAGAAGCCTCCCATCGAGCTGCCGACGACCGCCGGGGTCGGGTGCTCGAGCCCGGCGAAGAAGCCCTCGAGGGTGGCGATTGCGGCCTCGGGGCGATGGGCCGGGTAGTCGATCGCCCGCACCGGGTGGGGGGCGAGGTGTTCGCGCAGGAAGCCGGCCTTGAACGAGCGGCTGGAGCTGTTGAGGCCGTGGAGATAGACGAGCATGGCGGGGTGGTTCCGGGTCGGGGTCAGCGGATGGTTGGCGGGCTCTGGCGTTCGTCGGCGGTCGGGCCGAAGAAGGTCTGGCGGAACTGCGCGCAGCGCTCGATGTATTCGCGCGTGCTCTTGGGCATGGGCACGCGGGCGCGGACGATGAAGCGGACCAGCTCGGCCCCTTCGCACAGCAGCCGCGATCCCTCGAGCGCCTCGCGGATGGCCAGGGTGCCGGCATTCGTCGGGAGCTGGGGCTCGAGTTCACAGAGTCGGTCGCTGGCGACGGCGAAGGCGGGCCAGACGTCGAAGATGGTCGGGTCGGTACGCAGGATCTCGCACTTGCGCTTGGCCGTCTCGGCCAGGGTGTCGACCGGCGCGGCGAGTTCGGGGAGCTGACGGCTGGCGGCGAAGCCATCCCTGATCGCCCCGGCGATGCGGTCGATGTCGCGCATGGTCATGGCGATCTTGATGTAGCGGCTCTCGTAGAAGGTGGCGATCGGCATCGAGAAGGCCTTGAAGGGCTCGCCCCAGAGTTCGTCGATCCCTTCATCCCCACCGCGATGACGGACGATCTTGCCGAGTTCGAGCGCCTCGAGCAGATACTGTCCGCACTCGCGCATCAGGCTGTTGTCGGGACCGATCTCGACCCCGGTGGCCTGGAGTTCGACCAGACAGCTGAAGATGTCGGCGGCGCGGTTGAACAGCGCGCCGGCGAGCATCGCGCCGTTGACCCGCTTGCGCTCCGGGTCGCGCTCGGCGGCATAGGCCGCGCGCGCCTCGTCGAGCCGGGCGCCGGGGATGTTGATGCCGTGCTCGACATGGTTGAACAGTCGGCGGGTCAGCGCCTGGATCAACTGGCGCTTGGTCTCGAGGGTGTCGGCGGGTGGTTCGTAGTACTTGATCCAGTACCCGTCGTAGTGAACCCGGGTGTCGCCGTCGATCTCACGTCTGGTGCCGTTGGCGATGGTCTGGGGCATACGTCGCTGGGATCGAAATGACCGGAATGGAGCGCAGTGTAGAGAAGAGCTTGCGCGCCGTCAGCCCTCGGCGAGTCTAGACTGGTGCCATGGCGCGGCAATCGGGTTCGCTGCCGCTGCCGGACCGTCTGGATCCATGCCGTCGAGAGAGCGTCAATGCAACATAGGGACAAGGTCACGGCCATCTTCATGGGGCTGTTCGTCTGGGGATTCGCCGGTGCGCTGTTCGGTGCGCTGTTCGCGGGTCTGTATCAACTATTGATCGGGCTGGGCGTGGTGGGCTGGCTGCCGCTGGTGATCGCCGCCACCATCGCCGCCACCACCACTTCGGCCTTCTACAGCGCCATGCCGGTGGCCCTGGCCGGAGCCATGGCCGGAGTGCTGGCCTCGATCGCCTATCTGATCGCCACCGGGCATCAGGTCGAGCTGCCCCTGATCGCCGGTCTGGCCGGTCTCGCCGGGGTGCTGGCCGGCGGCTTCTATGCCTGGGCCATCAGCAGCGGTGCCCGTCCTCTGGCGCAGACCTTCAGCGGCCTGCTCGCCGGTCTGCTCGCCGGGGCGGTGCTGGCGCTGCTCCTTGGGTTCAGCGGGATCGAGATCGGGATGTTCGCGCTCGCCGCGGGGGTCGTGGCGCTGGTCGGCTCGATCTATCAGTTCTCGGTGCGCCGGTTGGCGCACGCCGCCGACTGGCTGCCGGGCGGGCTGTCGGCGCCAGTGGTCGCGGGGTTGATCGCCGCGGTGGTCGGCGCCAGTGTGTGGATCGTCGGTGGCACCACTGCCGGGTTGCATGCCGCGCCCGGTGCGGCCTTCGAGGCGATTCTCGCCGAGGTCCCGGCGGGTCTGCTCGGCGGTGCGCTCGGTGGCGCGCTCACCGGCCTGCTGCTGGAGTCGCTCGGCATCGACCTGCAGGCGCTCGCCTGAGCGCCGGTCGCGGGAGCGGATCGCGCGCCGATGGGCTAGGCTCAGGTCTAAAACCCTGGTTTCTTGGTGGTTGTATTGACGCCACTGCTTTTGCCGTGCATCGAGGAGGAGAACTTCATCATGTTGTATGCCTTGTTACTCCTGGCCGTCGGGATCGTCATCGGTTGGAACTGGCCGCAACCGCCGTGGGCGCGTGACTTCCAGGCGCGCGTGGTCGGTACGGTGCGCTCGCTCACCGACAAGAACAGGTAGGACGCGTCGCGTGCTGAAGAGCCAACCGCGTCACTGGGTGCGCGGTTGGTTAAGACGGCCTTCAATCGATGGGCTGGTGAGGCTAGACTGCCGATGCTGGTGGCTCAGCCGGTCCATGCTCACATCCATCCAGTTCGTCCGAACCGCGAGGGAATCCATGCGCAGTATTCCGAAACGTCTCGCCCTCATCTCCGCGATCCTCTGTTTGGCGCTCTTGAGCGCCCCGCTGCATGCCGCCCCCTTCAACGTCCAGCGTGGTCAGATCGCGCTCCAGGAACTCGGCTATGCCCCCGGTCCGGCGGATGGGATCTATGGCCCGGCCACCCGCTCGGCGATCAAGCGCTTCCAGCGTCATCACGGGCTGGCGGTCACCGGGCGCTTCAATCAGCCCACGGTGACGCGGCTGCGTCACCTGATGCAACGACGACACATGCGTCGTTGATCGTCCTTCTGTGAGGTGTCGTCCTATGTCCATCCGATTCGGCGCAGCGGCGCTGTGTCTGCTCGCTTCCTTCCTCTCGGCCGGTTGTGCCACCCAACCCGGGCGCGCTACCACCGGCGGCGCGCTGATGGGCGCGGCCACCGGTGCGGCGATCGGCTCGTTGAGCGCCGATGCCGGCAAGGGCGCACTGATCGGTGCCGGTGCCGGTGCGCTCGGCGGCTATCTGATCGATGCCGAGAACGCCTCACGGCGTCCGCCGCCCTCGCGCTATGGGCCGCGCCCCTATCAGGGGCAGCCCTGTCCGCCGGGGCTGGCGCTGGGGCGTGGCGGGCGCTGCGTGCGTTACTAGGGTATGGAGCGCTTCGCCCTGGCGCGGGTCGCGCTCACGGCCCAGACGTTGCAGTCACGGCTCGGGATCGCCGTGCTCGCCGACTGTTGCGCCAGCATCGATCGAGTGCTCTGGCATGACGGTGCCGAGGGCGAGATCTACTGTCTGTGGGGTCAGTTCCTGGTGCGTCGCGCGTGTCTTCGTGGCGGTGTGCGCTTCGCCCTGCCGGAGTGCCCCAATGCGCTGGCCTGGACCCTGACCGAGACGGCCGATGGCGGCGCGGTGATGATCCACTGCACCATCGCGCGGGTCGATCCCGAGCCGGAGTTCGTCGAGTCGATCGAGACCTTCGTCGAGGATTGGCGCATCGGGCTGGAGCGCTGTTTCGGCTGAACGCCCGAGGCTCGGTTCAGAGCACCTCGAGCGCGCGGACCAGGGCCTCGAGTGCAGGGTCTTCGGTGAGTGCGCCCTCCCAGACTCGGTAGCGCCGCCGGGTCGACTCCCCGCCGATGCTCAGCTCGATGATGAACCCCGAGGTGCCGGTCGGCGCCGGACGTTCGCCAGGTGCACCGAGGGCGCTCGTGAGCCGTTGCAGACGTGCGCGCTGCGTCTCGTCGAGACAGCCCCGGCGCGGGGCGTGGCTGGTGTAGTCGCCGTTCTCGATGCAGTAGTCGCCAGTGGCGTCGATACGGATCTCGACGGCATAGTCGTCCTGGCCGATCATGCGGTAATGCAGGGGTTCCAGCGGCATGGCGGGATCTCCGTAGCTGTGCTGCCGATACCGGTCCGACGACTGTCCGACCGGTCCTGCGTCCAGCATAGTGCAGTGCCGGGTCGCGGCCCGCTTGCTTTTGGACGCGCCGCTTGGCACCCTCGATTCGAGATGGGCGTCGTGGTGTCGGCGTCAGGGGACGCGTGTCACGTGCGTCCCGCTGGCCGGGGACCGTGTCCACGCTCGCGCATCCGCGTTGCCGGTCACGACCAGGGGGCGGTCGACCGGGCGCCGTGAACTCCGGACTCCCGCACCCCAGGTCGTCAGATATCGATGTCACGCCCCGAGGAACTCCCCCGCCGGATCGGCCGGGCGATGCTGCTGGCCGCCTGGGTCGTCGCGCTCGGGCTGTTGGCGTGGCTGTTCGATGATCTGCTCGATCGCGATCGGGCGCCGCCGCCGCGGGTGTTCGTCGCCCCCGACGGGGTGCCGAGCGTGGTGCTCGAGCGCAATCGCGCCGGGCACTATGTCGCCGACGGTCGGATCGACGGCGAGCCGGTGCGCTTTCTGGTCGACACCGGCGCCACCGATGTCGCCCTGCCGCTGGCACTGGCGCGTCGTCTGGGTCTGGAGTTGCGCCCCGGCGGGATCAGCCGGACCGCCAACGGCGAGGTGCGGGTATGGCGCACGCGGCTGTCGCGCGTCGAACTCGGGGGGCTGGTCGCCCATGACGTGCGCGCTGCAGTGCTGCCGAACATGCCGGGCGACGAGGTGCTGCTGGGGATGAGCTTTCTCGAGCGCCTCGAACTCGTCCAGCGCGACGAGACCTTGACCCTGAGGCCTGCGTCGGGCTGACCCCCGCGCCCCCTGTTGCCGAGGCGCCGCCGTCAGTGGCGGCGTGCGCGTTCGCGCGCCGCTCGGAACGCCCGGCGTTGGCCGTGCGTGCGGCAAGAAATCCGGGGCCGCGCGCCAGGCGCGTCGACCCCGATCCCTGATGTCGAGCGCCCCAGTGAGGAGGCGCGGACTGGTCTTTTCCATCGAGATGACACCGTGAGCCAGAAACCACCCCTGATCGTTTCGGAAACCGATTTCGAGCGTCTGCAGCGACTGCTCGATACCCTGCCCGCCGATGGCGTCGCCGGACGCGACAACCTTGAGGAGGAGCTTGAACGCGCCGAGATCCTCGAGTCGGAGCAGATGCCCGCGAACGTGGTGACCATGAACTCCCGGGTGCGGGTGCGGGTCTCGTCCTCCGACGAGACTTTCGTGCTGACCCTGGTCTATCCCAAGGACGTCGATCCCGAGGGCGGTACCGTCTCCATCCTTGCGCCGGTCGGCAGCGCGCTGCTCGGGCTCGCCGAGGGCGCCGAGATCGACTGGCCGCGTCCCGGTGGCGCGCTGATGCGGGTGCGTATCGAGGAGGTGCTCTATCAGCCCGAGCGCAGCGGCGAGTATCACCGCTGACGACTGCCGGGCGTATCCGTCATCGACTCGTCATCGTCCGGGGGCTGGGTTAGACTCGGCGACGATCGTGGCATGCAGTCGTCGGGGGTCGTGCCAGCGGCTCGGCGCGACGGCGTACTCGTCCATCCTGCGCGGCAAGGCCCAGGGGCCGGCGCCGCCCCGTCGAGAGAAGACAGATGAAGGCATTCCCCCGGATCACTGCGATGACGCGCGGGCTGCGTCGTCACCAGGCGCCACTCCTGCTGATGTTCCTGATGTTGACGCTGATGGTCGGCGTGCGTCTGGGTAGTCCGCAGAACCCGAACCCCCGCCCGGTCGCCTATCTCGGCAGCGATGGCGTGCCGGAGGTGCGGCTGGTGCCCAACGCGCTCGACCAGTTCATCGTCACCGGCAGCATCAACGGTGAGTCGACGCCGTTCCTGGTCGACACCGGCGCGGTCGACGTCGCCATGTCCTATGCAGTCGCCCAACGCCTGGGCCTGGAGCTGCGTAGCGGCGGTTACAGCAAGACCGGCAACGGTAACGTCGCGAGCTGGACGGCGCGACTCGACAGCGTCGACGTCGGTGGGCTGACGGTGCGCGACGTCAAGGCGACGGTACTGCCCAATCTGCACGGCGACGAGGTGTTGCTCGGCATGGCCTATCTCAAGCACATGGAGTTGGTGCTGCGTGGCGGGGTGATGACGCTGCGCCCCTTCGTCGCCGAGGGTTGAGAGCGGGGCGCGGAGTTGGGTCAGTGCTCGCCGAGCAGGTGGCGTTTCATCCGCTTGAGCCCGAGCCAGGCGGCACCGACCACGATCGGCACCGACAGGCCCATGCCGAGGGTGGCGTCGATCGGCAGCAGCCCCTGCGCCTCCAGGCCCTTGAGGGCATAGCCGACCAGGCCGACGCCGTAGTAGCCGATGGCGATCACCGACAGTCCCTCGACCGTCTCCTGCAGCCTGAGCTGGATCTTGGCGCGCCGATCCATCGATTCGAGCAGCCCGCGGTTCTGGTGCTGCAGGTCGACCTCGACGCGCGCGCGCAGCAGGCTCGCCAGCCGTGCGGCGCGCTTGGCTAGGTCCTGCTGGCGCTCGCGGGTGGAGTCGCAGGTGGCGATCGCCGGGGCCAGCCGCGCCTCGAGGAACTCGGTGAAGGTCTGCAGCCCTTCGATACGACGCTGACGCAGCTGTTCGAGCCGCTGCTGGACGATGCGGTAGTAGGCGCGCGAGGCCTCGAAGCGATAGATGGTGCGCGCGGCGACGGTCTCGATCTCGGTGGCCAGGGTAGTGAGTTCGGCGAGCAGTTCGCTCTCGCTGGCGCCGCGGTCGTGGTCATTACCCTCGGTCATGCGCGCGGCCAGCGCCACCAGCCGGCGTTCGGCCTCGCTCAGCGCGCGCGTGGCCTCGCGTGCCGCCGGCAGCCCGAGCAGCGCCATCGCGCGGTAGGCGTCGATCTCGAGGATGCGCTTGGCCAGGCGCCCGGCCTGGTTCTCCGACAGTCCGCAGTCGCGCAGCAGGATGCGCGAATAGCCGTCGCTGTGGATACGCAGGTCCGACCAGGCGCGGCTTGAACCACCGACCACCTCGGAGCCGATGAAGGGGTTGCCCTCGAACAGCGCCAGCAGCTCGTTGCTGCCGCGCTCGGGCATCTCGCAGGACTCCAGCGCCAGCGCGGTGGCGGTGACCACCTGTCCCGGGATCTCGCGCAGCCAGTCCCGCGGCAGCTCGTTGATCAGCGGATCGGTGAAGGGGTGGTTGAAGCGTTCGTGACGGCTGAAGGTGTAGGTCACGAATTCGGTATGGCGTTCCCAGCGCAGCCACAGCCCGCCGCCGAGATCGACCGCATAGTATTGCCCGACCTGCTCGGGGCGCCGCACGCCGAAGTGATCGAGCAGCCGCAGCAGGTGCTCGGCATTGGTGCCGCTGCGTCGCTCGCCACAGACCGCGGCGAGATGGAAGACGCGAGCGGGGGAGCACAGTGGGTCGAAGGTGCGCGCGTGCAGCTCGGCGGTGACCGAATGGCGCAACGGGTGTTCCTTGAAGGCCGGGGACATCGATTGAAACAGGCTCGTTGTTGACACGGATGCTCAGAGTAGCGGAAAAGGATGACCGGTGCGCGTGGGCGAGGTTCCGTCGCCCGCCTGGCAAAATCGGATGGGTGCCCGGACAATGGGTGTCCGATGGCGTTCGCGAGAGCCCTTAGATGGCTGGCGGACGCGCCGCTCAAGAACGACGACGACTCACCATGTCCGAACCAACTGAGGAGACCGGTGTCGGCGAGGCCCGGACCCTGCGCGATTCGCTCGAGCAGATGCGCGAGCAGGCCACCCGTGAGATCGACCGCCTCAACCGGCGCCTGGTGGCGCGCGAGCAGGCCGTCGAGGACAGCGTGGCCTCCGAGACCGAACGTCTGGCGCTGCAGCAGGAGCTGACCCTGCTGCGCCAGACGTTGAGCGTGAAGGAGCAAGCGCTGGCGCGGATCACCGACGAATGCCAGCGACTCGAGGACCTGCTCGAGGATCGCAATCTCGCCTTCGACGGGCTGCAGCAGGCCTTCGAGCAACGCGACAGCTCGCTGCGCGAGACCCAGCGTGAACTCGAGCGCATGCGTCAGGAGATGGCCTGGCTGCAGAAGCGCGCTTATGGTGGGCCACGCTCGCCGTCCCCATCGTCCCCGCAGCCGCCGAGGCCTTCAGCGTCGCCGCCCACCGCAGCTCCTCCGGTGGCGCGAGCGCCCGTTGTGCCGCCGCCGCGTCCACCGTCTCCGCCGCCATCGCTGGCGCATGCGCGTGGTCAGCGCGAGGGGCGGTTGGCCATCGGTCTGGTCCTGGTGGTGCTGGTGCTGATCAGCCTCGCGGTCTTCCTGCCGCAGTTGCGTGTCTGGTTCTCGGTGCTGTCGCTCTCCGATGGACCGGCCGAGCTGATCTGGGCCGAGCCGCCCGAGCCGCCTGCGCCGTCCCAGGCAGCGCCTGCCGTAACGCCGATCGCCATCGCTCCACCCCCGACTCCGACTGCTGCGCCACCGCGCGCCGAGCAGATGCCGCAGCTGCTGCGCGACCGGTTGGCCGACGGCACCTTCGGTCCCGAGCTGGTGGAGCTGCCCGGGGGGAGTTTTCGCATGGGCTACAACTCGCTCGCGCGCACCGACCACATGCCCGCGCACCAGGTGAGGGTGGACGCTTTCCTGATCGGCGCCTACGAGGTCACCTTCGCCGACTACGATCGCTTCGCCCGCGCCAGCGGACGTCCCTTGCCGGACGATTACGGCTGGGGGCGTGGCGAGCGGCCGGTGGTCGGGGTGAGCTGGGAGGACGCGAGCGCCTATGTCGCCTGGCTCTCGCGCGCGAGCGGTCATCGCT
Coding sequences within:
- the rnk gene encoding nucleoside diphosphate kinase regulator: MSQKPPLIVSETDFERLQRLLDTLPADGVAGRDNLEEELERAEILESEQMPANVVTMNSRVRVRVSSSDETFVLTLVYPKDVDPEGGTVSILAPVGSALLGLAEGAEIDWPRPGGALMRVRIEEVLYQPERSGEYHR
- a CDS encoding TraB/GumN family protein, encoding MPEIAEPNHEIVRDGIHYTLLGTAHVSRVSAEQVRRLIRSGDYDAVAVELCRSRYKAVIDPKSLSRMDLFSVIRQNRVYMVVANLALSAYQQRLADQFGIEPGAEQRMALRLARERELPVLLIDREIGTTLKRISANLGWWRRYTLFTGLLAAMVTSEQVTEEEVERLKEGDVLETTFAEFAADRRDLYQPLIEERDRYMAAKLRREAERTGAKRVLAVIGVGHLRGIGRCLAEEDESPEPVIAELERLPPPNPWPRRLPWVLVVLILAGFGYGFAMSPELGWELVVSWVVINGGLSALGALIAVAHPLTVLSAFVAAPLTSLNPTIGAGMVTGAVELSVRKPSVGDFSRLRDDVASLRGWWRNRVARVFLVFLLSSLGSALGTYIAGLRIVGQLVEAH
- a CDS encoding peptidoglycan-binding domain-containing protein produces the protein MRSIPKRLALISAILCLALLSAPLHAAPFNVQRGQIALQELGYAPGPADGIYGPATRSAIKRFQRHHGLAVTGRFNQPTVTRLRHLMQRRHMRR
- a CDS encoding DUF3422 family protein gives rise to the protein MSPAFKEHPLRHSVTAELHARTFDPLCSPARVFHLAAVCGERRSGTNAEHLLRLLDHFGVRRPEQVGQYYAVDLGGGLWLRWERHTEFVTYTFSRHERFNHPFTDPLINELPRDWLREIPGQVVTATALALESCEMPERGSNELLALFEGNPFIGSEVVGGSSRAWSDLRIHSDGYSRILLRDCGLSENQAGRLAKRILEIDAYRAMALLGLPAAREATRALSEAERRLVALAARMTEGNDHDRGASESELLAELTTLATEIETVAARTIYRFEASRAYYRIVQQRLEQLRQRRIEGLQTFTEFLEARLAPAIATCDSTRERQQDLAKRAARLASLLRARVEVDLQHQNRGLLESMDRRAKIQLRLQETVEGLSVIAIGYYGVGLVGYALKGLEAQGLLPIDATLGMGLSVPIVVGAAWLGLKRMKRHLLGEH
- a CDS encoding retropepsin-like aspartic protease family protein; protein product: MSRPEELPRRIGRAMLLAAWVVALGLLAWLFDDLLDRDRAPPPRVFVAPDGVPSVVLERNRAGHYVADGRIDGEPVRFLVDTGATDVALPLALARRLGLELRPGGISRTANGEVRVWRTRLSRVELGGLVAHDVRAAVLPNMPGDEVLLGMSFLERLELVQRDETLTLRPASG
- a CDS encoding retropepsin-like aspartic protease family protein, with product MKAFPRITAMTRGLRRHQAPLLLMFLMLTLMVGVRLGSPQNPNPRPVAYLGSDGVPEVRLVPNALDQFIVTGSINGESTPFLVDTGAVDVAMSYAVAQRLGLELRSGGYSKTGNGNVASWTARLDSVDVGGLTVRDVKATVLPNLHGDEVLLGMAYLKHMELVLRGGVMTLRPFVAEG
- a CDS encoding formylglycine-generating enzyme family protein; this translates as MSEPTEETGVGEARTLRDSLEQMREQATREIDRLNRRLVAREQAVEDSVASETERLALQQELTLLRQTLSVKEQALARITDECQRLEDLLEDRNLAFDGLQQAFEQRDSSLRETQRELERMRQEMAWLQKRAYGGPRSPSPSSPQPPRPSASPPTAAPPVARAPVVPPPRPPSPPPSLAHARGQREGRLAIGLVLVVLVLISLAVFLPQLRVWFSVLSLSDGPAELIWAEPPEPPAPSQAAPAVTPIAIAPPPTPTAAPPRAEQMPQLLRDRLADGTFGPELVELPGGSFRMGYNSLARTDHMPAHQVRVDAFLIGAYEVTFADYDRFARASGRPLPDDYGWGRGERPVVGVSWEDASAYVAWLSRASGHRYRLPSEAEWEYAARAGGTGSYWWGFGKEPGRAVCFDCGSEWDRRSTAPIGSLRANPFGLFDTAGNVMEWVADCYVFGYQDAPVDGRPRLDGGCTERVARGGSFSQPATAIRTYARQHFPPRTQLNMLGFRVARDP
- a CDS encoding YqiA/YcfP family alpha/beta fold hydrolase, coding for MLVYLHGLNSSSRSFKAGFLREHLAPHPVRAIDYPAHRPEAAIATLEGFFAGLEHPTPAVVGSSMGGFYGQYLARRFRFSHLYLINPALTPWAFFDEYAGQTLTTADGERYQVSREQTEQTRRYAVDHPCDGVPTTVFLDRGDEVIDHRIAERLYGECGASARVLAWDGGDHAFQHLDEAVALIRAQLDADA
- a CDS encoding YMGG-like glycine zipper-containing protein, with the translated sequence MSIRFGAAALCLLASFLSAGCATQPGRATTGGALMGAATGAAIGSLSADAGKGALIGAGAGALGGYLIDAENASRRPPPSRYGPRPYQGQPCPPGLALGRGGRCVRY